A region from the Cyanobacterium sp. T60_A2020_053 genome encodes:
- the eno gene encoding phosphopyruvate hydratase: MLEQDSLFIEEIEAREILDSRGRPTVEAEVRLESGVVGIAQVPSGASTGSFEAHELRDNDPKRYDGKGVLTAVRNIREKITPELLDIDAFDQVAIDVAMIALDGSPNKKNLGANAILAVSLATAKAVALDLQVPLYRYLGGPLANVLPVPMMNVLNGGSHADNNVDFQEFMIMPVGAESFSESLRWGAEIFACLSKVLKEKGLLSGVGDEGGYAPNLGSNQEALDLLIQAIEIAGYKPGEEVALAMDVAASEFYKDGQYVYDSSAHSPSEFIAYLEDLVGKYPIISIEDALHEDDWDNWQVLTDKLGSKIQLVGDDLFVTNATRLQKGIDLGVGNSILIKLNQIGTLTETLRTIELANRKGYRSVISHRSGETEDTTIADLAVATRAGQIKTGSLCRSERVAKYNRLLRIEHQLGGRALFAPQVGLGPC; the protein is encoded by the coding sequence CCCGTGGGCGCCCGACTGTGGAAGCGGAAGTGCGCCTAGAAAGTGGTGTTGTGGGTATCGCTCAAGTGCCAAGTGGTGCTTCTACGGGTAGTTTTGAAGCGCACGAGTTGCGCGATAATGATCCCAAGCGCTACGATGGCAAAGGGGTTTTAACCGCAGTGCGCAACATTAGGGAAAAAATTACCCCTGAATTGTTAGATATTGACGCTTTCGATCAAGTTGCCATCGATGTGGCAATGATTGCACTAGATGGTTCACCTAATAAGAAAAATTTGGGAGCTAATGCTATCCTAGCGGTATCTTTAGCCACTGCCAAAGCTGTTGCTTTAGATTTACAAGTACCTTTGTATCGTTACTTGGGTGGTCCTTTAGCCAATGTGCTACCTGTGCCGATGATGAATGTGCTTAATGGTGGCTCTCATGCAGATAATAACGTGGATTTTCAGGAATTTATGATTATGCCGGTGGGCGCTGAGTCTTTTTCTGAGTCTTTGCGCTGGGGTGCGGAAATTTTTGCTTGTTTAAGCAAAGTTTTAAAAGAGAAGGGTTTGTTATCTGGTGTGGGTGATGAGGGTGGTTACGCGCCCAATTTAGGTTCAAATCAAGAGGCTTTAGATTTGTTGATTCAAGCCATCGAAATTGCTGGATACAAACCGGGTGAGGAAGTGGCTTTAGCGATGGATGTGGCTGCCAGTGAGTTTTATAAGGATGGGCAATATGTTTATGATAGTAGCGCCCACAGCCCTAGCGAATTTATTGCTTATCTGGAAGATTTAGTTGGTAAATATCCCATTATTTCCATTGAAGATGCTTTACATGAAGATGATTGGGATAATTGGCAGGTGTTAACGGATAAATTAGGCTCAAAAATTCAGTTAGTGGGAGATGATTTATTTGTCACTAATGCCACTCGTTTACAAAAGGGTATTGATTTGGGCGTGGGTAATTCGATTTTGATCAAACTTAATCAAATTGGTACTTTAACGGAAACTTTACGCACTATTGAATTGGCTAACCGTAAGGGTTATCGCTCGGTAATTAGTCATCGTTCTGGTGAAACTGAAGATACTACAATCGCTGATTTGGCGGTGGCGACGCGCGCTGGGCAAATTAAAACTGGTTCTCTTTGTCGTAGTGAAAGGGTGGCTAAGTATAATCGCTTATTACGCATTGAACATCAACTGGGAGGGAGGGCGCTTTTTGCTCCTCAAGTGGGTTTAGGCCCTTGTTAA
- a CDS encoding folate-binding protein YgfZ, translating into MVGNAHPKQFRQRKMILSAIKARKMTGLYQRPSTSLIRVTGADRLSFIHNQTTNKIKSLKSGEGCETVFVNSTGRTIDLVTVYVKEDEILLLTSPEKTQFLMELMDRYIFPFDKVQIADISAQYTVLYLIGNESKSILLPLLNEKFLSKHDHCHSLVKMDEIELTLAMGDGLKLGGYTLIIPQEITNFIKEKLVLDTVKVLTETEYENLRILQGKPKVNKELTEDYNPLEVGLWQTISFDKGCYIGQETITRLNTYKGVKQRLWGIEFNESINFENKQIMSINDEKIGKITSYLETEKGSFALGYIRTKAGGEGLEIKVNEIIGKIVDLAYISHPVN; encoded by the coding sequence ATGGTGGGCAATGCCCACCCTAAACAATTCAGACAAAGGAAAATGATTTTATCAGCAATAAAAGCAAGAAAAATGACAGGTTTATATCAGCGCCCTTCCACTAGTTTGATTAGGGTGACGGGCGCTGATCGTCTATCTTTTATTCATAATCAAACTACGAATAAAATAAAATCTTTGAAAAGTGGGGAAGGTTGTGAAACAGTTTTTGTAAATTCAACAGGAAGAACTATCGATTTAGTCACAGTTTATGTAAAAGAGGATGAAATTTTATTATTAACATCTCCTGAAAAAACACAGTTTTTAATGGAGTTAATGGATCGTTATATTTTTCCTTTTGACAAAGTACAAATAGCTGATATTTCTGCTCAATACACAGTTTTATATCTCATCGGGAATGAAAGTAAATCTATCTTATTACCATTACTTAATGAAAAGTTTTTAAGTAAACATGATCACTGTCATAGCTTAGTTAAAATGGACGAAATAGAGCTAACTTTAGCCATGGGAGACGGTTTAAAATTAGGTGGTTATACTTTAATTATTCCCCAAGAAATAACTAATTTTATCAAAGAAAAATTAGTATTAGATACTGTAAAAGTTTTAACAGAAACAGAATACGAAAATCTCAGAATTTTACAAGGAAAACCAAAAGTAAATAAAGAATTAACAGAAGACTATAACCCCCTTGAAGTAGGTTTATGGCAGACAATTTCTTTTGATAAAGGTTGTTATATAGGACAAGAAACCATTACCAGACTAAATACTTATAAAGGAGTAAAACAAAGATTATGGGGCATAGAATTTAATGAGTCTATAAATTTTGAGAATAAACAAATTATGAGTATTAATGATGAAAAAATTGGCAAAATAACCAGTTATTTAGAAACAGAAAAAGGTAGTTTTGCTTTAGGTTACATACGCACGAAAGCAGGAGGAGAAGGATTAGAAATAAAAGTAAATGAAATAATAGGAAAAATAGTTGATTTAGCCTATATTTCCCACCCAGTAAATTAG